The following proteins come from a genomic window of Streptomyces sp. GS7:
- a CDS encoding nuclear transport factor 2 family protein produces the protein MTHRSNVEAVRACFAAYLAQDRTAMERLLADEFVFTSPQDDHIGKAAFLEVCFPTADRVRSQELLDTVALDDDQVFVRYEYELKTGERHRNVEVMTVRGGRLTETQVYFGGRFPQG, from the coding sequence ATGACGCACCGCAGCAACGTCGAGGCCGTTCGCGCCTGTTTCGCCGCCTACCTGGCCCAGGACCGCACGGCCATGGAGCGGCTGCTCGCCGACGAGTTCGTCTTCACGAGCCCGCAGGACGACCACATCGGCAAGGCCGCGTTCCTGGAGGTCTGCTTCCCCACCGCGGACCGGGTCCGCTCCCAGGAGCTCCTCGACACCGTCGCCCTCGACGACGACCAGGTCTTCGTCCGCTACGAGTACGAGCTGAAGACCGGGGAACGCCATCGCAACGTGGAGGTGATGACGGTCCGGGGCGGCCGGCTCACCGAGACGCAGGTCTACTTCGGCGGGCGCTTCCCGCAGGGATGA